The following proteins come from a genomic window of Verrucomicrobiia bacterium:
- the hprK gene encoding HPr(Ser) kinase/phosphatase, translated as MATQRETVTVESFYTRNASPLQLRLIAGASGLKRIIRESTVNRPGLALTGFTKYFAMKRVQVFGNAEFYYLRSLPKAERIRRYEYFFHYAVPCVVFSRDLKPDRLFLQAAEKADVPVFQTSLITMKFINTATIALDTMFAPRGTEMGSMVDILGVGVIIKGESGIGKSESVLALVERGYSLVSDDVTLVMLVDGQKVMGTSKELTRNLMEVRGIGIVDVASMFGVKSIRKDKRVDLVVSLRVWDPKEDVDRLGMEQAYTKILGVDVPHMVIPVRPGRDLARLIEVAAFHTKLRMSGLNPAKDLNDRLLARMSAGNRL; from the coding sequence ATGGCCACCCAACGCGAAACCGTCACCGTGGAGAGCTTCTACACCCGGAACGCCTCCCCCCTGCAGCTCCGGCTCATTGCGGGCGCCAGCGGGCTCAAACGCATCATCCGCGAATCCACCGTCAACCGGCCCGGCCTGGCGCTGACCGGCTTCACCAAGTATTTCGCGATGAAGCGGGTGCAGGTGTTTGGCAACGCCGAATTCTATTACCTGCGCTCGCTGCCCAAGGCCGAGCGCATCCGGCGTTACGAATATTTCTTCCACTACGCCGTGCCCTGCGTCGTGTTCAGCCGCGACCTGAAACCGGACCGGCTGTTCCTGCAGGCGGCGGAAAAGGCGGACGTGCCCGTGTTTCAAACCTCGTTGATCACGATGAAGTTCATCAACACGGCCACCATCGCGCTCGACACGATGTTTGCGCCGCGCGGCACCGAGATGGGCAGCATGGTGGACATCCTCGGCGTCGGGGTGATCATCAAGGGCGAAAGCGGCATCGGCAAAAGCGAGAGCGTGCTGGCCCTGGTGGAACGCGGTTACAGCCTCGTGTCCGACGACGTCACGCTCGTCATGCTGGTGGACGGCCAGAAGGTGATGGGCACCAGCAAGGAACTCACCCGCAATCTCATGGAGGTGCGCGGCATCGGCATCGTGGACGTCGCCTCGATGTTCGGCGTGAAAAGCATCCGCAAGGACAAGCGCGTTGATCTCGTGGTTTCGCTGCGCGTCTGGGATCCGAAGGAGGATGTGGACCGCCTCGGGATGGAGCAGGCTTACACGAAGATTCTGGGCGTGGACGTGCCGCACATGGTCATCCCGGTCCGGCCCGGCCGCGACCTCGCCCGGCTGATTGAAGTGGCCGCCTTTCACACCAAGCTGCGCATGTCCGGCCTCAACCCGGCCAAGGATCTCAACGACCGGCTCCTGGCCCGGATGTCCGCCGGCAACCGGCTATAA
- the kdsA gene encoding 3-deoxy-8-phosphooctulonate synthase, whose protein sequence is MTRPNRLFLLAGPCVIESEALCFKVAASLQRTCAKLGLTYVFKASFDKANRTSGKAFRGPGIAAGLATLARVKAKFGLPVVTDIHTAEQARAAGEVVDILQIPAFLCRQTDLIEAAVATGKIVNIKKGQFLAPGDMANVVNKARAAGGEHLLLTERGASFGYHNLVADMRSIPILKRTGCPVIFDATHSVQLPGGGGDKSAGQREFAPLLARCALAAGADGLFIETHPEPDRALSDGPNMIPLGEMTGVLKGLLKVYEAVR, encoded by the coding sequence CTGACCCGGCCGAACCGGCTGTTCCTCCTCGCCGGCCCGTGCGTCATCGAAAGCGAGGCCCTGTGCTTCAAAGTCGCCGCGTCCCTGCAACGGACGTGCGCCAAGCTCGGCCTCACCTACGTGTTCAAGGCCAGTTTCGACAAGGCCAACCGCACGTCAGGCAAGGCTTTTCGCGGCCCGGGCATCGCGGCGGGCTTGGCGACGCTCGCGCGCGTCAAAGCGAAGTTCGGCCTGCCGGTCGTCACGGACATTCACACCGCCGAACAGGCGCGGGCCGCGGGGGAGGTCGTGGACATCCTGCAAATTCCGGCCTTCCTGTGCCGGCAGACCGACCTGATCGAAGCCGCCGTGGCCACCGGCAAAATCGTGAACATCAAGAAGGGCCAGTTCCTTGCGCCGGGCGACATGGCCAACGTGGTCAACAAGGCGCGCGCCGCCGGCGGCGAACACCTGCTGCTCACGGAACGGGGCGCGAGCTTCGGCTACCACAACCTGGTGGCCGACATGCGGTCCATTCCGATCCTGAAGCGCACGGGCTGCCCGGTGATTTTCGATGCGACGCACTCCGTGCAACTGCCCGGCGGCGGCGGCGACAAATCCGCCGGCCAGCGCGAATTCGCCCCGCTCCTCGCTCGTTGCGCGCTGGCGGCCGGCGCCGACGGCCTGTTCATCGAAACGCACCCCGAGCCAGACAGGGCTCTGAGCGACGGCCCAAACATGATTCCGCTCGGCGAAATGACAGGTGTGCTGAAGGGCTTGTTGAAGGTGTATGAGGCGGTGAGGTGA
- a CDS encoding LptA/OstA family protein, producing MKLILFALLAGAAASLHAGVAGLPSFATATNVETQITSHSVDFDLKSREAFYHGDVKVTDPRVSLTCERLTVTIPTEGTRVDKIVAEDKVVLLIPEKGATNRATADKATYTYSIRDGRTNEVLELTGSPAIETPQGTLTGDPITWDRTANVIRAVNQHMIFRTDTVSTNAASATTNAPAPAQP from the coding sequence ATGAAGCTGATCCTGTTCGCCCTGCTCGCCGGTGCCGCCGCGTCGCTCCACGCCGGCGTGGCGGGCCTGCCCTCGTTCGCCACCGCGACGAACGTGGAAACGCAAATCACCTCGCACAGTGTGGATTTCGACCTGAAATCCCGTGAAGCCTTTTACCACGGCGACGTGAAGGTGACCGATCCGCGCGTGAGCCTGACCTGCGAGCGGTTGACAGTCACAATCCCGACCGAGGGGACCCGCGTGGACAAAATCGTGGCCGAGGACAAGGTCGTGCTGCTGATTCCCGAGAAGGGCGCCACCAACCGGGCGACCGCCGACAAGGCCACCTACACCTACTCGATCCGTGATGGACGGACCAACGAGGTGCTCGAACTGACCGGCTCGCCGGCGATTGAAACGCCGCAGGGAACGCTGACCGGCGACCCGATCACCTGGGACCGGACGGCCAACGTCATTCGCGCCGTGAACCAGCACATGATTTTCCGCACGGACACCGTGTCCACCAACGCGGCGTCCGCGACCACCAACGCCCCCGCGCCGGCCCAGCCATGA
- a CDS encoding NADPH:quinone reductase produces the protein MKAAYITRTGPPEVIEFGDLPDPVPTPTQCRIQVRAVDVNPIDVYWRSGAVSAQMPFPFILGRDLAGVVVECGEQVRHFQVGDRVWCSNLGFAGRPGSFAQFAAVDEEWLHLIPPSVRDEDIVANALSGITTHLGLVSRAQLKAGETLFVNGGSGGVGSCVVQMAKILGARVITTAGSEAKAAICRELGADLVLNYQTQDVDAAVREFAPDGVNVWWETLREPDFDRVVALLAKRGRMVLMAGREARPAFPVGPFYVKDCALHGFAMFNAGAEEQRPAADAINDWMAKGKLKARIDRVLPLAEAAQAHRLQEESTVQKTGVLAGKIVLKP, from the coding sequence ATGAAGGCTGCCTACATCACCCGCACCGGCCCGCCGGAAGTCATCGAATTTGGCGATCTGCCCGATCCCGTGCCGACGCCCACGCAGTGCCGCATCCAGGTCCGCGCCGTGGACGTGAACCCGATTGACGTTTACTGGCGCAGCGGCGCGGTGTCCGCGCAGATGCCCTTCCCGTTCATCCTGGGCCGCGACCTCGCGGGCGTGGTCGTGGAATGCGGCGAACAGGTGCGGCATTTCCAGGTGGGCGACCGCGTGTGGTGCTCGAACCTTGGTTTCGCCGGACGGCCGGGCAGCTTTGCCCAATTCGCCGCCGTGGACGAGGAATGGCTGCATCTCATCCCGCCGTCAGTGCGCGACGAGGACATCGTGGCCAACGCGTTGAGCGGCATCACCACGCACCTCGGCCTCGTCAGCCGCGCCCAGCTCAAGGCCGGCGAGACGTTGTTCGTCAACGGTGGCTCCGGCGGCGTTGGCTCCTGCGTGGTGCAGATGGCCAAAATCCTTGGCGCCCGCGTCATCACCACGGCGGGCAGCGAGGCGAAGGCGGCGATTTGCCGCGAACTGGGCGCGGACCTCGTGTTGAACTACCAAACGCAGGACGTGGACGCCGCCGTGCGGGAGTTTGCGCCGGATGGCGTGAACGTCTGGTGGGAGACCTTGCGCGAACCCGACTTCGATCGCGTGGTGGCGTTGCTCGCCAAACGCGGCCGGATGGTTTTGATGGCCGGGCGCGAGGCGCGGCCGGCCTTCCCTGTGGGGCCGTTCTACGTCAAGGACTGCGCCTTGCATGGCTTTGCCATGTTCAACGCCGGGGCCGAGGAGCAGCGGCCCGCAGCCGATGCCATCAACGACTGGATGGCGAAGGGCAAGCTCAAGGCGCGCATCGACCGTGTGCTGCCGCTGGCCGAGGCCGCACAGGCACACCGGCTGCAGGAGGAAAGCACCGTGCAGAAAACCGGCGTGCTGGCAGGGAAGATTGTCTTGAAGCCGTAG
- the thiS gene encoding sulfur carrier protein ThiS yields MSQITANGKPVETQFPCTVEQFLVAQNLRPRSVVVEHNGEAVAPSEFARRPLQAGDRLEIVKIVAGG; encoded by the coding sequence ATGAGTCAGATTACCGCCAACGGCAAACCCGTTGAGACGCAGTTTCCCTGCACGGTGGAGCAGTTCCTGGTCGCGCAGAATCTGCGTCCCCGCAGTGTGGTCGTCGAGCATAACGGCGAGGCCGTGGCGCCGTCAGAATTCGCACGCCGGCCGTTGCAGGCCGGTGACCGGCTGGAAATCGTGAAGATTGTGGCCGGCGGTTGA
- the gatA gene encoding Asp-tRNA(Asn)/Glu-tRNA(Gln) amidotransferase subunit GatA gives MLNASSIAELTAALARRETSSRDITQACLDQIQRQDGQLHAFLNCDIADALAQADAADQALAAGTTHAQQPLLGVPVAIKDVIAVKGQPLTCASKILENFISPYDATVTEKLRAAGAILLGRCNTDEFAMGSSTENSAFGRSCNPWDPTRVPGGSSGGSAVAVAARMAPAALGSDTGGSIRQPAAFCGCVGLKPTYGRVSRFGLVAYASSLDQIGCFTRDTRDAATVLQAIAGHDGRDSTSVPQVVPDYAAALTGDLKGLKIGLAREYLVGGLDAVVKQAIEAAVKELTRLGAAVEEVSLPHTEYALATYYIIATAEASANLARFDGIRYGRRVAGADPVELYANTRGAGFGAEVKRRIILGTYVLSSGYYDAYYLRAQKVRTLIRQDFLKAFERVDAIVTPTTPTAAFRAGEKADDPLQMYLQDIFTIPCNLAGICGLSVPCGFTTNPKLPLGLQLLGKPFGEETILKIAHAYEQATPWHREPPPAG, from the coding sequence ATGCTGAACGCTTCCTCCATTGCTGAACTCACGGCGGCACTGGCGCGCCGCGAAACCAGCTCGCGCGACATTACGCAGGCCTGCCTCGATCAAATCCAGCGGCAGGACGGGCAACTGCATGCGTTTCTGAACTGTGATATCGCGGATGCCCTGGCCCAGGCGGACGCCGCGGACCAGGCGCTGGCCGCCGGCACCACGCACGCACAACAGCCGCTGCTCGGCGTGCCCGTGGCCATCAAGGACGTCATTGCCGTCAAAGGTCAGCCCCTGACCTGCGCCTCGAAAATTCTCGAGAACTTCATTTCGCCCTACGATGCCACCGTGACGGAAAAGCTCCGCGCCGCGGGCGCCATCCTGCTCGGCCGGTGCAACACCGATGAATTTGCCATGGGCAGTTCGACGGAAAACTCCGCCTTCGGCCGCTCGTGCAATCCATGGGATCCGACGCGCGTGCCGGGCGGTTCATCCGGCGGCTCCGCCGTCGCGGTGGCCGCGCGGATGGCTCCCGCCGCACTCGGCTCCGACACCGGCGGTTCCATCCGGCAGCCGGCCGCCTTCTGCGGCTGTGTCGGATTGAAGCCCACCTACGGCCGGGTTTCGCGCTTTGGCCTGGTGGCCTACGCCTCGTCCCTCGACCAGATCGGCTGTTTCACCCGGGACACCCGCGACGCCGCCACGGTGCTGCAGGCGATTGCCGGCCACGACGGGCGCGATTCAACCAGCGTGCCGCAGGTCGTGCCCGACTATGCCGCGGCGCTGACCGGCGATTTGAAGGGGCTCAAGATCGGCCTCGCCCGCGAATACCTCGTGGGCGGGCTCGACGCCGTGGTGAAGCAGGCCATTGAAGCGGCGGTGAAGGAACTCACCCGCCTGGGGGCGGCAGTGGAGGAAGTGTCGTTGCCACACACGGAATACGCGCTCGCCACCTATTACATCATCGCCACAGCCGAAGCCTCGGCGAACCTCGCGCGCTTTGATGGCATCCGCTATGGCCGGCGCGTGGCGGGGGCCGATCCGGTCGAGCTTTACGCCAACACCCGCGGCGCGGGCTTTGGCGCCGAGGTGAAGCGCCGCATCATTCTGGGCACCTACGTGCTGAGCAGCGGTTACTACGACGCCTACTACCTGCGCGCCCAGAAGGTCCGCACCCTCATCCGGCAGGATTTTCTCAAGGCCTTCGAACGCGTGGACGCCATCGTGACGCCCACCACACCCACGGCCGCCTTCCGCGCCGGCGAAAAGGCCGATGATCCGCTCCAGATGTATTTGCAGGACATCTTCACGATTCCCTGCAACCTCGCCGGCATCTGCGGCCTCAGCGTGCCCTGCGGTTTCACGACCAATCCGAAGCTGCCCCTCGGCTTGCAGTTGCTCGGCAAGCCGTTCGGCGAAGAAACGATTCTGAAAATTGCCCACGCCTACGAGCAGGCCACACCGTGGCATCGCGAGCCGCCACCGGCGGGTTGA
- a CDS encoding HAD-IIIA family hydrolase, translating to MPNPKPISLTARLRRVKLFLTDVDGVMTDGTVIMGPGLELKRYDIQDGLGLVMLRRNGIKVGWVSARPSAATRARAEDLKIDFLAQPTDGKVAAVEQILAQCGLTWSEACFVGDDVVDIGVFRRVGLAVAVANARPEARAAAHLITRAAGGHGAVREITDQILKAQGKWRTTLAMFGN from the coding sequence ATGCCCAACCCCAAACCCATTTCTCTTACCGCCCGCCTCCGCCGTGTAAAGCTGTTCCTCACCGACGTGGACGGCGTCATGACCGACGGCACCGTCATCATGGGGCCGGGCCTGGAGTTGAAGCGGTATGACATCCAGGACGGCCTGGGGCTCGTCATGCTGCGGCGGAACGGCATCAAGGTCGGCTGGGTTTCGGCCCGGCCCTCGGCGGCCACCCGCGCCCGCGCCGAAGATTTGAAAATTGATTTCCTCGCCCAGCCCACCGACGGCAAAGTGGCCGCGGTCGAACAAATCCTGGCGCAATGCGGTCTGACCTGGAGCGAAGCGTGCTTCGTGGGCGACGACGTCGTGGACATTGGCGTGTTCCGGCGCGTGGGGCTGGCGGTGGCCGTGGCCAACGCCCGGCCCGAAGCCCGGGCCGCCGCGCATCTCATTACGCGGGCCGCGGGCGGCCACGGCGCGGTGCGCGAAATCACGGACCAAATACTGAAAGCCCAAGGCAAATGGCGAACCACCCTGGCCATGTTCGGAAACTGA
- the lgt gene encoding prolipoprotein diacylglyceryl transferase, translating into MHPVAFYLGSVPIYWYGIMIALAFLVGVWTAGRRGLRDGLAPERISDLAVWILVGALIGARTLHVVEYWEEFRGRPIWDIFMIRNGGLVFYGGFIGAALAAIIFIRWKRLPLFKMADALAPSIALGSAFGRVGCLMTGCCFGRVCTLPWAIHFPMGSLAWEEQQREHLIGPGDAALPVHPTQIYDLLANLLLYGLLAWWYRRKKFDGQIFAIWLVGYAVLRSLVEIFRGDYGEHQFGVFTPAQLVGVAILAAGIALLVWLPRAAAKRG; encoded by the coding sequence GTGCATCCGGTTGCATTCTATCTCGGTTCGGTGCCGATCTATTGGTATGGCATCATGATCGCGCTGGCGTTTCTCGTCGGCGTGTGGACGGCCGGCCGGCGTGGCCTGCGCGACGGTCTCGCGCCGGAACGCATTTCCGATCTCGCCGTCTGGATTTTGGTGGGCGCCTTGATTGGCGCGCGAACCCTGCACGTGGTCGAGTATTGGGAGGAATTTCGGGGCCGGCCAATTTGGGACATCTTCATGATCCGCAACGGCGGCCTGGTGTTTTACGGCGGGTTCATCGGCGCGGCGCTGGCGGCCATCATCTTCATCCGCTGGAAACGGCTGCCGCTGTTCAAAATGGCCGATGCGCTGGCGCCCAGCATCGCGCTGGGCAGTGCGTTTGGGCGCGTGGGCTGCCTGATGACCGGGTGCTGTTTTGGCCGCGTCTGCACGCTTCCCTGGGCGATCCACTTTCCGATGGGCTCGCTGGCCTGGGAGGAACAGCAGCGCGAACATCTTATCGGGCCCGGCGACGCCGCGTTGCCGGTGCATCCAACGCAAATCTACGACCTGCTGGCCAACCTGCTGCTGTATGGCCTCCTCGCGTGGTGGTATCGCCGCAAGAAATTCGACGGACAAATCTTCGCGATCTGGCTGGTCGGTTACGCCGTGCTGCGTTCGCTCGTGGAAATCTTCCGCGGTGATTACGGCGAACACCAGTTCGGCGTGTTCACCCCGGCGCAACTGGTCGGCGTGGCCATCCTCGCGGCCGGCATTGCGCTGCTCGTCTGGCTGCCGCGGGCGGCGGCAAAACGAGGATAG
- the gatC gene encoding Asp-tRNA(Asn)/Glu-tRNA(Gln) amidotransferase subunit GatC produces MASGDFDVPYVAHLARLKLTPEEEQKIGAQLGDILGYIEKLKQVDVAGVEPTAHPFPLVNVTRPDEARPSLPHEAALRNAPQQAGGLFVVPKIVE; encoded by the coding sequence ATGGCAAGCGGTGATTTCGATGTCCCCTACGTGGCGCACCTCGCGCGGCTGAAACTGACCCCGGAAGAGGAGCAGAAGATTGGCGCCCAGCTTGGCGACATCCTCGGCTACATCGAAAAACTCAAGCAGGTGGACGTCGCCGGCGTCGAGCCGACGGCGCATCCGTTTCCGCTCGTCAACGTCACCCGCCCCGACGAGGCCCGCCCCTCCCTGCCGCACGAAGCGGCGCTCCGCAATGCGCCCCAGCAGGCCGGCGGCCTGTTCGTGGTGCCGAAGATTGTCGAGTAA
- a CDS encoding HPr family phosphocarrier protein, with translation MVVLNKLGIHARPAALFAKTANRFKSDVFVEKDGETINAKSIMGLMMLAAGPGSKLLIIAQGPDAAEAVKAIEEVVQSKFGEE, from the coding sequence GTGGTGGTCTTGAACAAGCTGGGCATCCATGCCCGCCCCGCCGCGCTTTTCGCCAAGACGGCCAACCGCTTCAAGTCCGACGTCTTCGTCGAAAAGGACGGCGAAACCATCAATGCCAAGAGCATCATGGGCCTCATGATGCTGGCGGCCGGTCCGGGCAGCAAACTCCTCATCATCGCCCAGGGACCGGATGCAGCCGAGGCGGTCAAAGCCATCGAGGAAGTTGTGCAAAGCAAGTTCGGCGAGGAGTAG
- a CDS encoding 3-deoxy-7-phosphoheptulonate synthase — protein sequence MFETQDLRVREIVRLISPRALKAELPTPEAANRTVASSRERVTRILQQQDPRMLVVVGPCSIHDVRSAFEYARRLAAIRQEVADRMEIVMRVYFEKPRTTIGWKGLINDPHLDGTQDIETGLRMARQLLLDITGLGLPTATEFLDPIVPQYIADLITWAAIGARTTESQTHREMASGLSMPVGFKNGTDGSLQVAVDAMTSARTSHSFLGIDQDGFTSIVRTNGNPAGHVVLRGGRARTNYDAASIRDAEGVLVKAKLPTGLMVDCSHANSGKVPARQEDVWRSVIEQRVGGTPCLIGLMVESFLSEGAQPFPKPANELAYGVSITDACISWETTERMLRQGYEMLAKLK from the coding sequence ATGTTTGAGACACAGGATTTGCGCGTGCGGGAAATTGTGCGGCTGATTTCGCCGCGCGCCCTGAAGGCCGAGCTGCCTACGCCCGAGGCGGCCAATCGCACCGTCGCGTCCAGCCGCGAACGTGTGACGCGCATCCTCCAGCAGCAAGACCCGCGCATGCTGGTCGTCGTCGGGCCGTGCTCGATTCACGATGTCCGCAGCGCCTTCGAATACGCCCGGCGCCTGGCCGCCATCCGGCAGGAGGTGGCCGACCGCATGGAAATCGTCATGCGCGTTTATTTCGAGAAGCCGCGCACGACCATCGGTTGGAAGGGCCTGATCAACGATCCGCATCTCGACGGCACGCAGGACATCGAAACCGGCCTGCGCATGGCGCGCCAGCTCCTGCTCGACATCACCGGCCTCGGGCTGCCCACCGCAACGGAATTCCTGGATCCCATCGTGCCGCAATACATCGCCGATCTCATCACGTGGGCGGCCATCGGCGCGCGCACCACCGAATCCCAGACGCACCGCGAAATGGCCAGCGGCCTTTCCATGCCCGTCGGTTTCAAGAACGGCACGGACGGCAGCCTGCAGGTGGCCGTGGACGCCATGACGTCGGCGCGCACGTCGCACAGTTTTCTGGGCATTGACCAGGATGGCTTCACGAGCATTGTCCGCACGAACGGCAATCCCGCGGGCCATGTGGTGTTGCGCGGCGGCCGGGCCCGGACCAATTACGACGCCGCCAGCATCCGCGACGCCGAGGGGGTGCTGGTGAAGGCAAAGCTGCCCACGGGCCTGATGGTGGATTGCAGCCACGCCAATTCGGGCAAGGTGCCGGCGCGGCAGGAGGACGTCTGGCGCAGCGTCATCGAGCAACGCGTTGGCGGCACGCCATGCCTGATCGGCCTGATGGTGGAAAGCTTTCTGAGCGAAGGCGCGCAACCGTTCCCGAAGCCGGCGAACGAACTGGCCTACGGCGTCTCCATCACCGACGCGTGCATCTCGTGGGAAACCACCGAACGCATGTTGCGGCAGGGTTACGAGATGCTGGCGAAGCTCAAGTAA
- a CDS encoding mechanosensitive ion channel family protein — protein sequence MKWKLENVFRSFVIVLLAILLWSVWVAEGQTNRAAATNAAASGAVSTADASGGRSPSVAETNAVPPTPEWVEYLISDVPALKHPFLGNPLWKYLFSLIYVFLAFYVSKVLDYLTRVWLKRWAERTATQFDDLLLQLLNGPTKIVSFVIFLRVGLEVFAWPPLVQSVINKGFAVIVAVTITYTVLKVVDLFMGFWHLRSAADADKEFNEQLFPIIRKTLKVFVVIVATLVTLSNIGVNVTAAIASLSVGGLALGLAAQDTVANVFGAVSILLDKPFRIGDRVQLDAVDGTVESIGLRSTRVRNLDGHLITIPNKTMGNATITNVTRRPNIKTVMNIGVTYDTSTEKLRRAVALLTEIYKAHPRTADLIVSFNQFADSSLNILVVHWWNSTDYKEYLAGMQELNLVVKERFDAEGISFAFPSRTLYVKQDSEWKLGGK from the coding sequence ATGAAATGGAAGCTGGAAAACGTTTTTCGCAGTTTTGTCATCGTCTTGCTGGCCATCCTGCTCTGGTCCGTCTGGGTTGCGGAAGGGCAGACCAATCGTGCCGCGGCGACCAATGCCGCCGCCAGCGGGGCGGTTTCGACAGCCGACGCGAGCGGTGGCCGCAGCCCTTCCGTCGCGGAGACGAACGCCGTGCCACCGACGCCCGAGTGGGTGGAGTATTTGATTTCGGACGTGCCCGCGCTCAAGCATCCATTCCTCGGCAACCCCCTGTGGAAGTATCTCTTCTCGCTCATCTACGTCTTCCTCGCATTCTACGTTTCCAAGGTGCTCGACTATTTGACGCGCGTCTGGCTCAAGCGCTGGGCGGAGCGGACGGCCACGCAGTTTGATGACCTGCTGCTGCAACTGCTCAACGGGCCGACCAAAATCGTTTCCTTCGTCATTTTTCTGCGCGTCGGGCTGGAGGTGTTTGCCTGGCCGCCGCTGGTGCAGTCGGTCATCAACAAGGGCTTCGCCGTCATCGTGGCGGTCACCATCACCTACACCGTCCTCAAGGTGGTGGATTTGTTCATGGGCTTCTGGCACCTGCGCAGTGCGGCGGATGCCGACAAGGAGTTCAACGAGCAGTTGTTTCCCATCATCCGGAAAACCCTGAAGGTGTTCGTGGTCATCGTGGCGACGTTGGTGACGCTTTCCAACATCGGGGTTAACGTGACGGCGGCCATCGCGTCGCTGTCCGTCGGCGGCCTGGCGCTGGGGCTCGCGGCACAGGACACGGTGGCCAACGTCTTTGGTGCGGTGTCCATTCTGCTGGACAAGCCCTTCCGCATCGGCGACCGCGTGCAACTGGACGCCGTGGACGGCACGGTGGAATCCATCGGCCTCCGCAGCACGCGCGTCCGCAATCTCGACGGGCACCTGATCACGATTCCGAACAAGACGATGGGCAACGCCACCATCACCAACGTGACCCGCCGGCCGAACATCAAGACCGTGATGAACATCGGCGTGACCTACGACACCTCGACCGAGAAACTGCGGCGGGCCGTCGCGCTGTTGACCGAGATTTACAAGGCACATCCCCGGACCGCGGATCTGATCGTCAGCTTCAATCAATTCGCTGACAGTTCGTTGAACATTCTGGTGGTGCACTGGTGGAATTCCACCGACTACAAGGAATACCTGGCGGGCATGCAGGAGCTGAACCTGGTCGTCAAGGAACGCTTCGATGCCGAGGGCATCAGTTTCGCCTTCCCGTCGCGAACGCTCTACGTGAAGCAGGACTCCGAGTGGAAGCTGGGCGGAAAGTAA
- the lptB gene encoding LPS export ABC transporter ATP-binding protein translates to MTDPGDPTAQATGQVLLATDKLVKEYKGRRVVNGVSITVGAGEIVGLLGPNGAGKTTSFNMVVGVVKPDAGAVRFNGRDITRLPMHRRARLGIGYLTQEPSVFRKLTVEQNILAILETCVMKRAERAVRLKYHLEELDLARLAKSKAYTLSGGEKRRLEITRALVTSPKLLLLDEPLAGIDPIAQYEVSKIVRRLKDRGLGILITDHSAREMLKLVDRAYLIHKGEVVYEGAAEALVNDPKAREIYLGPEFNM, encoded by the coding sequence ATGACCGATCCCGGCGATCCCACGGCGCAGGCGACCGGGCAGGTTCTCCTCGCCACCGACAAGCTGGTCAAGGAATACAAGGGCCGCCGCGTGGTGAATGGCGTGTCCATCACGGTCGGCGCCGGTGAAATCGTCGGCCTGCTCGGCCCGAACGGCGCGGGCAAGACGACTTCGTTCAACATGGTGGTCGGCGTGGTCAAGCCCGACGCCGGCGCCGTGCGGTTCAACGGCCGCGACATCACGCGGCTGCCCATGCACCGCCGCGCGCGGCTGGGCATCGGCTACCTCACGCAGGAGCCCAGCGTGTTCCGCAAGCTGACGGTGGAGCAGAACATTCTCGCCATCCTCGAAACCTGCGTCATGAAGCGCGCCGAGCGCGCGGTGCGCCTGAAGTATCACCTGGAGGAACTCGACCTGGCCCGGCTGGCCAAAAGCAAGGCCTACACGCTCAGCGGCGGCGAGAAGCGGCGGCTGGAAATCACCCGCGCCCTGGTGACGAGCCCGAAGCTGCTGCTGCTTGACGAGCCGCTGGCCGGCATTGACCCGATTGCCCAATACGAGGTCAGCAAGATCGTGCGCCGGCTGAAGGACCGCGGGCTCGGGATTTTGATCACGGACCATTCCGCCCGCGAGATGCTGAAGCTCGTGGACCGCGCGTATTTGATTCACAAGGGCGAAGTCGTTTACGAAGGCGCCGCCGAGGCGCTGGTCAACGACCCGAAGGCCCGCGAAATTTATCTCGGACCCGAATTCAACATGTAA